A single region of the Hippopotamus amphibius kiboko isolate mHipAmp2 chromosome 6, mHipAmp2.hap2, whole genome shotgun sequence genome encodes:
- the STX11 gene encoding syntaxin-11, translating to MKDRLVELVELTKNYDQQFPDNDDESDSSPEDIVFETDHILESLYRDIQDLQNENQQLTADVKRLGKQNARFLTSMRRLSSIKRDTNSIAKDIKARGESIHRKLSAMKALSENAEAEHGANSAVARIARAQFSALTRTFQAAMHEYNQAEMKQRENCKIRIQRQLEIMGKDVSGDQIEDMFEQGKWDVFSENLLADVKGARAALNEIESRHREMLRLESRIRDLHDLFLQMAMLVEQQADTLDVIELNVQKTLDYTGQAKVQVRKAVQYKKKNPCRTICCFCCPCLN from the coding sequence ATGAAAGACCGGCTAGTAGAACTTGTGGAGTTAACCAAGAACTATGACCAGCAGTTCCCAGACAACGACGATGAATCTGACTCGTCCCCTGAGGACATCGTGTTCGAGACCGACCACATCCTGGAATCCTTGTACCGAGACATCCAGGACCTTCAGAATGAAAACCAGCAGCTGACTGCTGACGTGAAGCGGCTGGGAAAGCAGAACGCCCGCTTCCTCACGTCTATGCGGCGCCTCAGCAGCATCAAGCGCGACACCAACTCCATTGCCAAGGACATCAAGGCGCGGGGCGAGAGCATCCACCGGAAGCTGAGCGCCATGAAGGCGCTGAGCGAGAATGCCGAGGCCGAGCACGGCGCAAACTCGGCCGTGGCGCGAATCGCGCGCGCACAGTTCAGCGCGCTCACCCGCACCTTCCAGGCCGCCATGCACGAGTACAACCAGGCCGAGATGAAGCAGCGCGAAAACTGCAAGATCCGCATCCAGCGCCAGCTGGAGATCATGGGCAAGGACGTGTCGGGCGACCAGATCGAGGACATGTTCGAACAGGGCAAGTGGGACGTGTTCTCCGAGAACTTGCTGGCCGACGTGAAGGGCGCGCGGGCGGCCCTCAATGAGATCGAGAGCCGCCACCGCGAGATGCTGCGGCTGGAGAGCCGCATCCGCGACCTTCACGACCTCTTCCTTCAGATGGCCATGCTGGTGGAGCAGCAGGCTGACACCCTGGACGTCATCGAGTTAAACGTGCAGAAGACCCTCGACTACACCGGCCAGGCCAAGGTGCAGGTGCGCAAGGCTGTGCAGTACAAAAAGAAGAACCCCTGCCGGACcatctgctgcttctgctgccccTGCCTCAACTAG
- the LOC130854891 gene encoding uncharacterized protein LOC130854891, with translation MGLGCMILSVKGGYKCKSVLENCKVVYTCKEEYKASMEYLGLGSKEVLKNDEDVSKLSLNSLPLTKSGTLSASKLAASLQARKLSPAAPAAARVQTPPEPREAADRVRRSPRPPPPPTPHPTRTHTSPARPPPRPGDSARGPRPATSLSRLWPVGSGAACCGACPSLSQETEFLRPRRDGLVQRLNHSAILVQAHDLSFALPTRPTPPSALRPPSLRNARGPSPPLPSFSQPELELRASRSLLFPPPQLTVAPGPPRPPGQLQPSLARFRRRRRQSAGSGGTRAPPLCFRFRGARARETNTPAHLWIPGSTFRRRPGRVAALGRGPESGGRFVAVVCFIPGSMNFEDWVAWAAAGLPDPRARGPLFFPARHTGRECCGNLCLHCAAACGERGTFALLAGCGHAADADAGTSSLFPDPPMHLDVRVLLTVLQCSPSFLCKRDFSSSFQLTSFSGAFTPFSATEDLESTTEPRLLCPGASGSLGTAPPFVQTVQAAVFDQELPSSRRLFTFTSPSGSSPTGSRCEKPIALPPPGRL, from the exons ATGGGTCTTGGGTGTATGATATTGTCTGTCAAAGGAGGCTACAAGTGTAAAAGTGTTTTGGAAAACTGCAAAGTGGTCTACACATGCAAG GAGGAATACAAGGCAAGCATGGAATATCTTGGACTAGGaagtaaggaagtgctaaaaAATGATGAAGACGTGTCAAAACTCAGCTTGAATAGCCTCCCACTGACCAAATCTGGGACACTTTCAGCAtcaaaa CTGGCTGCCTCCCTGCAAGCGAGGAAGCTGAGCCCCGCAGCGCCCGCTGCCGCCCGAGTCCAGACCCCACCTGAGCCCCGCGAAGCCGCTGACCGGGTGCGACgctcaccccgccccccaccccccccaactccACATCCCACCCGCACACACACATCCCCtgcccggccccctccccggcccgggGACAGCGCCCGCGGCCCACGCCCAGCCACCTCGCTGAGTCGCCTCTGGCCTGTGGGAAGCGGAGCCGCGTGTTGTGGGGCTTGCCCCTCTCTCAGCCAGGAGACAGAATTCCTGCGTCCCAGGCGTGATGGGCTCg TCCAACGCCTTAACCACTCGGCCATCCTGGTGCAGGCGCACGACTTGTCGTTCGCTCTTCCTACAAGGCCTACTCCACCGTCTGCTTTGCGCCCCCCCTCCCTCAGGAATGCCAGGGGGCCTTCGCCGCCGCTCCCTTCGTTTTCCCAGCCCGAGCTGGAGCTGCGTGCCAGCCGGAGCCTCCTTTTTCCGCCGCCGCAGCTCACTGTTGCCCCTGGCCCGCCGCGGCCGCCAGGGCAACTGCAGCCGAGCTTGGCGCGCtttcggcggcggcggcggcagtcGGCTGGCTCAGGCGGAACTCGGGCCCCGCCGCTCTGCTTTCGGTTTCGAGGGGCGCGGGCGCGGGAAACAAACACGCCAGCACACCTCTGGATTCCTGGGAGCACGTTTAGGAGGCGCCCGGGACGGGTGGCGGCGCTGGGACGCGGCCCAGAGAGTGGCGGTCGGTTTGTTGCTGTGGTTTGTTTTATCCCAGGTAGCATGAACTTCGAGGACTGGGTTGCGTGGGCGGCGGCAGGGCTCCCGGACCCGCGGGCCCGTGGGCCGCTTTTCTTCCCCGCAAGGCACACGGGCAGGGAGTGTTGTGGCAACCTGTGTCTGCATTGCGCCGCCGCGTGCGGGGAGCGCGGCACATTCGCCCTCCTGGCTGGCTGCGGACACGCTGCAGATGCGGATGCGGGGACCTCCTCTCTGTTCCCAGACCCGCCCATGCACCTAGATGTTCGTGTTCTCTTAACTGTTCTGCAATGCTCTCCTTCCTTCTTGTGCAAAAGAGATTTCAGTTCGTCCTTTCAGTTGACTTCCTTTTCCGGGGCTTTCACACCATTCTCCGCTACAGAGGACCTGGAGTCCACCACAGAGCCACGGCTTCTGTGTCCTGGGGCGTCAGGGAGCCTGGGGACTGCGCCACCGTTTGTTCAGACAGTGCAGGCGGCCGTCTTTGACCAAGAACTTCCTTCATCCCGGAGACTGTTCACATTCACGTCACCCTCTGGCTCCTCACCCACTGGGTCACGTTGTGAGAAACCCATTGCCCTGCCACCTCCAGGACGCCTGTGA